Proteins co-encoded in one Arthrobacter sp. ERGS1:01 genomic window:
- a CDS encoding saccharopine dehydrogenase family protein: MRVLCVGAGGVGGAAAKIAARRNFFDAWIVADYALARAEAVVEAVPAAQRHRFSALALDASNSDAVAAAITEHGITHVFNAVDPRFVMPIFTAAGTAGATYLDMAMSLSTPHPEQPYELTGVKLGDLQFDLAGEWEAAGRLALVGIGVEPGLSDVFAAYAQKHLFSDIDELGVRDGANLVVAGYDFAPSFSIWTTIEECLNPPVIYTADAGWTTTEPFSDPEVFDFPDGIGPVECVNVEHEEVLLMPRWVQAKTVTFKYGLGNEFIEVLRVLHKLGLDSTTPVNVKGVHVSPRDVVAACLPDPAGLGPKITGKTCAGLLVTGTGKDGRPRRTYLYHVVDNAWSMENYDSQCVVWQTAVNPVVALELLAAGTWTGAGVLGPEAFDADPFLELLAAPEPAGYGSPWHVREETL, translated from the coding sequence ATGAGGGTCCTGTGCGTCGGGGCCGGCGGCGTGGGCGGGGCTGCGGCAAAGATCGCCGCAAGAAGGAACTTCTTTGATGCGTGGATTGTGGCCGACTACGCTCTCGCCCGTGCGGAAGCCGTGGTGGAAGCCGTCCCGGCCGCCCAGCGACACCGCTTCAGTGCGCTGGCACTTGACGCCTCCAACTCCGACGCCGTGGCTGCCGCGATCACCGAACACGGCATCACGCACGTTTTCAACGCCGTGGATCCACGGTTTGTCATGCCGATCTTCACCGCCGCCGGCACTGCCGGGGCCACCTATCTCGACATGGCCATGTCACTCTCCACCCCGCACCCCGAGCAGCCGTACGAGCTGACCGGCGTAAAACTTGGCGACCTGCAATTTGACCTAGCCGGGGAATGGGAGGCCGCCGGCCGGCTGGCCCTGGTGGGGATCGGCGTCGAACCGGGTCTTTCCGACGTGTTCGCCGCTTACGCGCAGAAGCACTTGTTCTCCGATATCGACGAGCTCGGCGTCCGTGACGGCGCCAACCTGGTGGTGGCCGGGTACGATTTCGCGCCCTCCTTCTCCATCTGGACAACCATTGAGGAGTGCCTTAACCCGCCGGTCATCTACACGGCGGACGCGGGCTGGACGACGACCGAACCGTTCAGCGATCCCGAAGTCTTTGACTTTCCCGACGGGATCGGACCCGTGGAGTGCGTCAACGTGGAGCATGAGGAGGTGCTGCTCATGCCGCGCTGGGTTCAAGCCAAAACGGTGACGTTCAAGTACGGCCTCGGCAACGAATTCATCGAGGTGCTGCGCGTGCTGCACAAGCTTGGGCTGGACTCCACGACGCCGGTCAACGTCAAGGGTGTCCACGTGAGCCCGCGTGACGTGGTGGCGGCATGTTTGCCTGATCCGGCCGGCCTGGGCCCGAAGATCACCGGCAAGACCTGTGCCGGGCTGCTCGTGACCGGGACCGGCAAGGACGGCCGTCCGCGCCGGACGTATCTGTACCATGTGGTGGACAACGCCTGGTCGATGGAAAACTACGACAGCCAGTGCGTGGTGTGGCAGACCGCCGTCAACCCCGTGGTCGCCCTGGAACTTTTGGCCGCCGGAACCTGGACCGGTGCGGGAGTCTTGGGGCCGGAGGCGTTCGACGCCGATCCGTTCCTTGAGCTGCTCGCCGCCCCCGAGCCTGCCGGCTACGGCTCACCGTGGCATGTCCGCGAGGAAACGCTCTAG
- a CDS encoding type 1 glutamine amidotransferase domain-containing protein produces MKKILMVLTSVSEIADTGEKTGYNVAEAAHPWKVFKDSGHFVDFASIKGGQPPRDEVDTHDPIQLAFTNDEATRAGLYNTARVDVVDPGQYDAIYLVGGHGTMWDFPESEGLQKIVASVYNSGGLVGAVCHGPAGLLNVKQKNGLNLVQGRRVAAFTNAEEVAAGKDKVIPFFLADRLAELGAIVVSAGDFEEMVVVDERLVTGQNPASAAGVAKEMEKLFAEVIHHEKAEEQHDAEVLRAEKDAEKSAKKKAAAEAEH; encoded by the coding sequence ATGAAGAAAATCCTCATGGTACTGACCAGCGTTTCCGAGATTGCCGATACGGGAGAGAAGACCGGCTACAACGTCGCCGAGGCAGCACATCCCTGGAAAGTCTTCAAGGATTCCGGGCATTTCGTCGACTTCGCCTCCATCAAGGGCGGCCAACCACCGCGCGACGAGGTGGACACGCACGACCCCATCCAGCTCGCCTTCACGAATGACGAGGCCACGCGCGCCGGCCTCTACAACACGGCCCGCGTCGACGTGGTCGATCCCGGGCAGTACGACGCCATCTACCTCGTGGGCGGCCACGGCACCATGTGGGACTTCCCGGAAAGTGAAGGCCTGCAGAAAATTGTTGCCAGCGTCTACAACTCCGGCGGCCTGGTGGGCGCGGTCTGCCACGGACCGGCCGGCCTGCTGAACGTCAAACAAAAGAACGGACTCAACCTGGTCCAGGGCCGGAGGGTGGCCGCCTTCACCAACGCCGAGGAGGTTGCCGCGGGAAAGGACAAGGTCATCCCGTTCTTCCTGGCCGACCGGCTTGCGGAGCTTGGGGCCATTGTCGTCTCCGCGGGCGACTTTGAGGAGATGGTGGTGGTGGACGAGCGGCTGGTGACGGGCCAGAACCCGGCCTCGGCCGCCGGCGTCGCGAAGGAGATGGAGAAGCTCTTCGCCGAGGTCATCCACCATGAAAAGGCAGAGGAACAACACGACGCGGAGGTCCTGCGCGCGGAGAAGGACGCCGAGAAGAGCGCCAAGAAGAAGGCTGCGGCAGAGGCGGAGCACTAA